One genomic segment of Catalinimonas alkaloidigena includes these proteins:
- a CDS encoding L-alanine-DL-glutamate epimerase: protein MQRLNRREFLQQGATIAGLAPLAGSGLFNTNNSKKATITIQNVGANFEREPLATPYGFKGGYMTNVWQSIAGMQDQNGTYKIGLGTQNTLWSDARVFAMHSESGGNAIMYAIGEYALQLARGRSFTSPVDLLDDILEDVYAYGKKITGLSDLRKTFVLNALVGFDNAAWLLYADANNITNFDDLIPEQYRQGMSEHHEHVISVPSFSFATPVSQMKELADQGYFFMKIKLGHPGNQEEMLAQDIAKLTEIHNAIGKGETQHTANGKIPYYFDMNGRYENKDTLKKLLDHANKIGAYDQIVVVEEPFPEDYRVDVSEFEARLVSDESAHTDKDAEERIEMGYKGIALKPIAKTLSMTFKIAQLAFEKNIPCLCADLTVNPVLVDWNKNVAARLPTFPGFTNMNAMENNGHQNYRDWEEMINYLPYPDADWVHAENGLFPTGKAFYDKSGGIFQQSDHYLNLVKHA, encoded by the coding sequence ATGCAACGCCTAAACAGAAGAGAGTTTCTACAACAGGGAGCAACCATCGCCGGACTGGCTCCTCTTGCCGGATCAGGTCTGTTCAATACCAACAATTCAAAAAAAGCTACCATTACGATACAAAATGTAGGGGCGAACTTCGAGCGTGAACCGCTCGCTACGCCATATGGCTTCAAAGGTGGTTATATGACCAATGTGTGGCAAAGCATTGCGGGAATGCAGGACCAGAATGGGACCTACAAGATTGGTTTAGGTACACAAAACACACTTTGGAGTGATGCGCGAGTATTCGCTATGCATTCTGAAAGTGGTGGAAACGCGATTATGTATGCCATCGGCGAATACGCATTGCAACTTGCCAGGGGGAGGAGCTTCACTTCTCCGGTTGATTTGCTGGACGATATCCTGGAGGATGTATATGCCTATGGAAAAAAAATTACGGGTTTGTCAGATCTGAGAAAAACCTTTGTGCTCAATGCGCTGGTGGGTTTTGACAATGCGGCCTGGTTGCTTTATGCGGATGCTAATAACATCACCAATTTTGATGATCTTATTCCTGAACAATATCGTCAGGGTATGTCTGAGCATCATGAACATGTAATTAGTGTGCCCTCTTTTTCTTTTGCCACTCCGGTATCCCAGATGAAAGAACTTGCTGACCAGGGATATTTTTTCATGAAAATAAAATTAGGACATCCCGGAAATCAGGAAGAAATGTTAGCGCAGGATATAGCGAAGCTAACTGAGATCCATAATGCTATTGGAAAGGGAGAAACACAGCATACGGCCAACGGCAAAATTCCTTACTACTTTGACATGAATGGGCGTTATGAAAATAAAGATACACTAAAAAAACTGTTGGATCATGCCAATAAAATAGGTGCTTATGATCAGATCGTAGTGGTGGAGGAGCCATTTCCTGAAGATTATCGGGTGGATGTGAGCGAATTTGAAGCACGTTTGGTTTCGGATGAAAGCGCACATACCGACAAAGACGCGGAAGAAAGAATAGAAATGGGATACAAAGGCATAGCATTAAAACCTATTGCCAAAACTCTGAGCATGACTTTTAAAATTGCTCAGCTAGCCTTTGAAAAAAATATTCCCTGCCTTTGCGCAGACCTTACGGTAAACCCTGTTTTGGTTGACTGGAATAAGAATGTGGCAGCTCGTTTACCTACATTTCCCGGTTTTACAAATATGAATGCTATGGAAAATAACGGGCACCAAAACTACCGGGATTGGGAGGAAATGATAAATTATTTGCCGTATCCTGATGCTGATTGGGTGCATGCTGAAAATGGCTTATTTCCTACTGGAAAAGCGTTTTATGATAAAAGCGGGGGTATTTTTCAACAATCAGATCATTATCTGAACTTGGTGAAGCATGCTTAA
- a CDS encoding Gfo/Idh/MocA family oxidoreductase, giving the protein MIRVALASYGMSGEVFHAPLLAVHPDFQLYKILERNRNKSQEKYPEVTVVKKYEDILQDEQVDVVLVNTPNPFHYEMAEKALNAGKHVVMEKPFTNTSEEAKKLIALANKKEKLLTVFQNRRLDSDFLTVKKVIESKLLGYLVEYEAHYDRYRNFIQANTWKEESGPGSGILFNLGSHMIDQALTLFGLPERLSAKLAIQREGGKTHDAYHLIFTYEKFQVVLKSSYLVRDEGPRYKVLGNLGTFTKYGLDTQEDCLKAGQLPQGDDWGAEPPEIWGMLETEIDGLHFRGEVASENGNYNLFYDNLSDAIQNGAELLVKPEEAMQVISLIELAEQSNKERREVEVKI; this is encoded by the coding sequence ATGATTCGTGTAGCATTAGCCTCATATGGCATGTCGGGAGAAGTTTTTCATGCGCCCTTGCTGGCCGTTCATCCTGACTTTCAACTCTACAAAATTCTGGAAAGAAACCGGAATAAGTCTCAAGAAAAGTACCCTGAGGTTACTGTGGTCAAAAAGTATGAGGACATACTGCAAGATGAACAAGTAGATGTGGTACTGGTCAATACGCCTAACCCTTTTCATTACGAGATGGCAGAAAAAGCGCTCAATGCTGGGAAGCATGTGGTCATGGAAAAGCCTTTTACCAATACCAGTGAAGAAGCCAAGAAACTTATTGCGCTGGCTAATAAAAAAGAAAAGCTGCTGACAGTCTTTCAAAACAGGCGACTGGACAGTGATTTTTTGACGGTAAAAAAAGTAATTGAAAGTAAACTGCTGGGTTACCTGGTAGAATACGAAGCGCATTACGACCGCTACCGAAACTTTATTCAAGCCAATACCTGGAAGGAAGAAAGCGGTCCTGGTTCCGGAATATTGTTTAACCTGGGTTCACATATGATTGACCAGGCACTTACGCTTTTCGGCCTGCCCGAGCGTCTATCTGCTAAACTGGCTATTCAAAGAGAAGGGGGAAAAACACATGATGCTTACCATCTGATTTTTACCTATGAGAAATTTCAGGTAGTGCTCAAATCCAGCTATCTGGTCAGAGATGAAGGACCTCGATATAAAGTTTTGGGTAATCTGGGCACCTTTACCAAATACGGACTCGACACCCAGGAGGATTGTTTGAAAGCCGGTCAACTACCTCAGGGAGATGATTGGGGAGCCGAGCCACCGGAAATCTGGGGGATGCTGGAAACTGAAATAGATGGTCTTCACTTCAGAGGTGAGGTAGCATCTGAAAATGGAAACTATAATCTGTTTTACGATAACCTATCGGATGCCATACAAAATGGCGCTGAATTGTTGGTAAAGCCAGAAGAAGCCATGCAGGTCATCAGCCTGATTGAACTTGCTGAACAAAGCAATAAGGAAAGAAGAGAGGTGGAAGTAAAGATTTAA
- a CDS encoding ROK family protein, translating into MGISVVINLLDPDAIVLGGGVGNIDLLYTEGVESTRKFVFNNRLDTKFFKPALGDSAGVFGAAILAE; encoded by the coding sequence TTGGGAATTTCTGTGGTGATCAATTTGCTTGATCCCGATGCGATTGTGCTAGGAGGAGGGGTAGGGAATATTGATTTACTCTACACAGAAGGAGTAGAATCAACCCGTAAATTTGTATTCAATAACCGCCTTGACACTAAGTTTTTTAAACCAGCACTGGGGGATAGCGCCGGTGTTTTTGGGGCTGCTATTTTGGCTGAATAA